GTGAATGTACGGCCCCACCGTCGTGACCACCGCCCGGGTCGACGCCGCCATGGCGGCCAGCGATTCCGGATTGTTCACATCGGCCTGCACCAGCCCCAGCGACTCGCAGGCGGGCGACAGCTTGGCCAAGCGACGCTTCACATCGGCCAGCTTGCGCACGCTACGCCCGGCCAGCGCCCAGCGCAGCGAGTCCGGCGCATGGCGCGCCAGGTACTCCGCCGTGAGGCCGCCGGTAAACCCGGTGGCACCAAACAGAATCAGGTCATTCATGGGTTGAGGCACGCGGCGGTCCCTGCGGTGTGGCTCGGATCAGATCGCCCAGACTATAGAGCACGCGCAGCCACCCTCGTGCGGCTGCGCAGCCCATCAGCGCTGCAGCGGCTCCGGCGTTGTGGCGACCGAGCTGGGGTCGATGAGAATTTTGGCGTGCTGCTCGGGATCGGCCAGCGCATCAAAGGCCCCGGCCACACCATCCAGCCCCACCACGCCGCTGATCATCGGCTCGCAGGCCACCTTGCCCTCGGCAATCAGATGCAGGGTGTCGCGGTATTCCAGCGGCGTTTGCCCGAAGACAAAGCGCAGGTCGATTTCTTTTTGAATGGCCAAAGCCGGCTCGAATCGATCCACATGCATACACACGCCCACCACCACCACGCGCGACATGATCGGCGCCTGATCGATGATCTGCTGAACAATGCCCGGCACGCCCACGCACTCGAAAATCACCGGCCGCTGGGGCATACCGACACCCAGTGTTTCAACCGCACGCCAGATCAGATGCGACGGAATGGGCAGACGCGCCAGCGCATCCTGGGTATCGACGCCCAGCTTCAGCAGATCCGGTAACTCATGGAAAAACTGATGTTTGCCCCGGTCGGCATAGGGATTGTCTTCAGCCGGGTCCACCACGACATCGGCCCCGCACTGCCGGGCCAGCGCCCGCCGCCCCGGTGAAAAGTCGCTGGCCACCACCGTGGCCACGCCCCGCGCCTTGAGCAGGCAGATCACCGCCAGCCCCA
The DNA window shown above is from Abyssibacter profundi and carries:
- a CDS encoding zinc-binding dehydrogenase, whose product is MRAVVCQNTAMTVEDLPELVPAKGQVLIEVERCGICGSDLHLRHACDEMKGLLGRVGAGHLVPSSSDRLVFGHELCGRVLEHGPGTRKRLKVGTRVVAQPFLRVGSDIHLCGLSPIATGGYAERMLLQESALLPVPNGLSADMAALTEPMSVGLHAVQRSDIGKRDMAVVIGCGPVGLAVICLLKARGVATVVASDFSPGRRALARQCGADVVVDPAEDNPYADRGKHQFFHELPDLLKLGVDTQDALARLPIPSHLIWRAVETLGVGMPQRPVIFECVGVPGIVQQIIDQAPIMSRVVVVGVCMHVDRFEPALAIQKEIDLRFVFGQTPLEYRDTLHLIAEGKVACEPMISGVVGLDGVAGAFDALADPEQHAKILIDPSSVATTPEPLQR